CTGCCTCACTTTCTGTAGAGTGGGACTCAGTAAGCTAtagagatctttaaaaaaaatgtcaggtgTGGGGTGGCTAGCAAGGTCAGAGAACCATTATGTAGAAAATGTCCAAGAGCCAACCAGTCTGAAATTATTGTGATTTATTCCAGAGTCCAGGACTCTAGGGCCATGGATTCAGTTAATATAACATGTTTGTGGCAAAATGAAGTCCCATCCATGGATCTCTCAAAAGGCTCTCAGGGTGTCAGGGATTCAAAGTGGGCATGTGTCATCCTTGTCTCTAagggatgtttgtgtgtgtgtgtgtgtgtgtgtgtgtgtgtgtgttgtctcccCAGTGTGTGGACCCAGGAATCCATATGTCACTTGATTGAAACTAATATCAAGGACCAGGAAGAGCTGGAGGGCAAGAAGGTGCCCCAGTACCCATGTCTTTGGGTCAATGTATCAGCTGTGGGCAGATGGGCCATGCTGTATCACACGGAAGACACTCGGGATCAAAACCAACAGGTAACAAATGGGggctgggtatattagcctgaTAGGTCTGTGAGCTTGTCCCCAGCTGCCCATGTCTCTAAAGCCAAGATATAGTAATCCACCTGAATGGAATCTTACGGCTAGCTTGAGGTGGAGTCAGCCTTGGATCTTCCATGTTTGAACTGACCTGGACAGACCTGGGTGGTTTAAATTGCCCCTATTGGCTGTGCGGTGGGTGCTGAGGTCCTGTGAGTCTCTGTTTCCATCCTTGTAAATGGATGCTAATGCCATACCTGAAATTGCTACACTAACGTTCAGTGCTGTAACCAAAACACTGGTTTTGTTAAGTTTAGATGGTTCTCATACATAGCCAGAGTTGAGATGCCCTAGTTTATATGCTAAGTTGGCAAATGGTGGGTGCTTAGAGCAGAAAACAGTTGTTACTGTTACTTCTTCTGTCAACAGAGCTGGGTGAATCCATGGGCCACTTGGGAGTCAGGGCTACAGCAACCTCCATAAAAAGCATTTAAGAGATTTCCCCTCATCTGCACCTCCCTTCCTGTCAATTAGCCCTCCCTATTGCACAGACAGGTtggttcccttccctcctttccatttctttacTTCCCTCATTTATCTAACAACCAGAGTCTTCCCAGGCCTGGCCCATGGGTCTTAAGAGGAAAGAACTTATATAGGCGTACTAACATTAGGGAGGGTGGGCTGGTGCCTCAGACAACTGACAGGAGATGGATGGGCTCAAGGGAGTTGCCAATGTGGCCCAGAGCAGAGAAGTGTTAGGCTGGGCTTTTCAAAATAGGCAATCCTGTAGCCACAGAAACAAGAGGTGAGGGATACACAGTATCCCAGTGTGTGGTGGGACCTAGTATAGGCATGGGGAGAAGGCTAGGCAAAGGCAGTGGCTAGAAGCATAGGCATGGGGAGAAGGCTAGATTTCAGAAATGCCATCTGATGGAGTGGCCAGAAGAGACTGAAGGTTTACGGTCTGTTGCCTGAGGACCTCTTCTGCATAACTATGGAATTAATAATAGGATATAAATTGGGGCATCGCAACTCTAGCTATATATGAGAGTCATCTAGACTTAACAAAACCAGAATTCTACACCAACCAACTGAGGCAGAACAGATCAGTAGGTGGAGCTCCCTCCATAAATCTAAGGTTGGATGCTATTGTTAGGAGCCACTGGAGGCCCATGGTCACCATTCAAATGATGCTGGGAAGACAGAGCCAGCAGCCACGTAGGGTCATTTACCAGATGGAAACTAGGTCACAGCAGTCCCCAGCATGGGTGTGGACCTGTCACAAGGATAATATAACAGTCAGAATTGAGGCTGATGGGATAGAAAGGGCAAGGTgccttgtgtgtatgtttgggacTGGGCTCTGTAGGCTCTCTGATGCTGGGGACACAGAAGGAAAGGGTGGAAGTATGTAGAATTCAGATATGTGGTCCTCGTCCATATGACTCTGTGTGGGAGAAGAACCTCAAGGCCCACAAGGATTAGCTCCTACCAGAGTTTTATGCTTCCTCTTTGGCATCCGGCAGCCATAATGTATTCCAGGAGTGAGAAAAACCTCTTGAAAGATGACATGCCACGGTATGGTGCTGTACTCCAGGCACACTGGGTTAGGGCTGCTTCCTCATTCTGAAGAGCTAGAGGTAGTCGGAACCCTGCTTGGGTTGTGAGCAGCGTGTATTCTTTCTTCTCTAGTAAGGGGGCTGTTAAACTACACACCCACAGACCACAAACAGAGAGTTAAGAGCAGCCAGCCGTGCTGGGACAGTCAAGCCCATTTCATTCTCTGGCCCAGCATCAGGGTGTGTGGCTGGCTCATGCTCTGGCTTGGTAGCCTGCCCTCTGGACATGCCAGGCTCTTATACCTCCTCCATGGCCtgctcttttctccttccatcagcTTCAGTCTAGGGAAGGGTTCTAAGTCCCTCTTTGCAGCGTATGCTAACACAAGTGAAGCCTCAAactagagacagggtttttatcATTCCAGCCCATGCAAATAACTCAGGGCTGGTTGTATCGGGTCAGGCAGAGAAGGGCGAAATAGCCCAGTCCTTGGCTTGACCCTAGAGAGTGAACTTAGGGCTAGGATTTTGACAAACAGATCAAGAATGTAGAATCTAGAGGAACCTTAAGCACACAAAAGACACAGCAGTGCCCTGGGATGGGTGCAAATTCCCCCATCAGAGCGCATGCTTTAAATGGGAAAGCAGCAGTTATTCCAGCTTCGTAGATAAGACAgcattatattatttttgttgttgttgttattgttattattatctcTTCCATCTTGAACTTATAAGATTTGGGCTCTTGCTAAATGCTTTATATAAGTTTCCTACTTTAGTCCCCAGGGCAGGTCTAGGTAGGCTCCACCACAAATGACTTCACAAGGTTTAGGAGTGTGTGCTAGTTGCCAAGGTCACACAACTTGGAAGCTGTGGTTGAACCTGGGCCTACCTGGTTCCACAACGAAATCTGTGCACAGTGGTCAAGGTTACCTAGTGACAGTGCTGCTTATTAAACAGCCTGCAGTGCACCTCTGAAGGCCAGATTCCCTAGGAGTTTTGACTCTTCCTGGCTCGCTGGGGACTTGATCAGCCTGCAGCTCCCTTAGTGCCCAGATATTAGCACCACAATGAAGCTTTTCCATGCTACTGGATTGGGAAGCTTAGGTGGTAACTGAGTCCCAGGGGAGACACTAGCTCAACGCTTGCGCACTGGCATCAGGTTTACACATTTGACCCTGGACATGACTTCACTAGAACATGGTCCTTGAACATCTCCACTTCCCCTCAGTCCAAACTCCACAGGGTAGCACCCCTCTGGTGTTCCACTGCAGGTCTACAGAGAGGTCCACCCTTGAGGTTCACAGGCGGCACCCAGTCCTTCTGGTAGAGAAAGATAAAAGGCAGGTCTCCACTCTGGGCTGTCTTTCCAGAGCTTTGCAGCTGGGTCTCATCATCTCCGCAGGCCAGAAGGTTCCTAATAGCAACTATCAGTGCCAGAGTTTAAATGTGCGCTGGGCTCTGCCTGCCTGGAGCTCTTTACtgcactttctctctttcttttggattCTGTCACAGAGCTGCATGCCAACATATTTTCTTTGGTTCACACAGGATTAGACTTCAAAGAGTCTTCTATTTGAATTTTAGCCAGGATTTTGAAATCATGAGAGTTTGTATTAAAATCAGGTTTTCTGGCTTCTCTGGATGTATTGCTGCATGGTGTGGTATCTCTTCTCCAGAGGGAGTGGTGACAATTCTGACACCAAGGCAGATGCCAGCTGGTCCCTATCACCCCCCTGTCTAGCTTCACTTCTCAGTGTTACCTGCATGAGCTTGCATATAGAACTCCACCTTGTCCCTGGACTTGTATTACTCAGGATTTTCTCTAGCTCATCACTGTGACATCACTATACCATCTTAGTAACGAAACCTTGAAGGCTCAGAGAGGGTGAGCAATCTGCCTAAGATTTTCACAGCAAATAAAAACAGATGCAGGTCTCCAACCGAGCCCTGCATCCAGGTGTGCAGCATCATGGTGAGTGATACCAAGGCCACCATCCATACCCGGATGCCAACCATGCTCTCCAGTGACTGACTCCTGAGCCCAAATCTTTTTCTCGTACCCCAAAGCCTCGCCCCAGGCCTCTTAGAAGTGTGTATTTACAAGCCTAagcactcctgcttctctcccacaGTGCTCCTATATCCCCAGGAACCTGGACAACTACCAGACAGCCTTGGCAGATGTGAAGAAGGTCAGAGCCAATTTCTATAAGCACCATGAATTCTATTGCCTTTCTGCACCTCAAGTCAACGAAACCAGCGTCGTGTACCAGCGTCTCTACGGGCCCCAagttctcctcttctccttcttctggccCACCTTCCTGCTGACTGGGGGTCTTCTTCTTATTGCCATGGTGAAGCTCAACAGGTCCCTATCCATCTTGGCGGCTCAGAAGTAGGCCGGTCCCCTCTGCACCACAGCAGAGAGTCACCAAGGAACTGCAGAGTCCCTAGCAGGCTACCCATTACTCTCTTCCCTTGTCTCCTATTTCATTTGTTCAACATCTTTGGAAAGATGTTTCTTGCTCAAGGATGTGTATCTGATTCCCAGTGTCTTTGGAGGACAAAGAAGCTCCCAGTTACAGCTTCCCATCCCTGACTTCAGTTGGTTCATATCTGTTACCTGCAATGATGCTGTCTGCTACCAAGATGATGAATATTGTCACCTCTATCCCCATGTGCTCTCTCTTAGCTCCTCAGATACCCACCCATCACATTCAGGATGTTGTCCTTGGCCAAATTCAGCTTCTTTGAATTGTCATAAAAACAATAATTCCCATTGACAGGGCAATTGAATGTACTGCTTTTTGTTAAGGACAttaagtctctctgtctctgtctctctctgtctctgtctctctctctcttacacacacacacacacacacacacacacacacctctaaaatttaaaaatactgctATCCTTCAGTATCCACGGGGACCAGTTCTGTGACTTGCTCAGATGTCACAAATCCCTTCTATAAAGCGGTGCAGTCTCGGTTGTGGAAGTGCTGTCCACCTTTCTACATGCTGCAGTGTCTCCAGATGGCTAGTAAACACCCACTACAGTGTCCGTGCTGAAAATGATTTCATTCTAGGGACCAATGATGGGGAAGGGTCCGTCCATGCTCACAGCAGATGCAATTATTACCCAAATACTTTCAATCTGCCCTTGATTGAATCCAATGGGGCAGAACCTGCCGATACAGATCCAAgcgtatacatacacacagaaacaaaagtctatgaggaaataaatacaaatgccTCAAAATATTAACCATGGCATGgtggttaattttaattttcttccttaaccctgctccatttttttttgttattttcattcttcaataATAGGAAGATggtacagtgttttgttttgttttaatcagaaAAGTAACACATAGctgttattttgaaaaatattgaagCCTTTAGGGAGatgaggatgggctttgagaggCTGTTTCTCCCATCAGAGACAAGCTGGGAAGACACACTTGTTAGGCTCCCTGGATGGAAGGAAGGCGCTTACTTAGTTGAGCATTTGTAGCTTCCTGTTGCTGATGCTTTCACCATGTCCCCTATAAACACAGGTGTTGGGCACTTGACACATTTAATGTTCACAGCATTCAGATACAATTGAGGTTGGAATGATGCCCCTAAGATGGAACCGTTGGCTTTACAggcacaggaagagagaaaggtgagACCTGAGGTAATACATAGTTGTTATGTATTACCTCAGGCTGTGCTGCCTTGCCTTTTGGTGTTCTCTCCACATGCAGATGAGGAACGTCTTGTGTCACCACACCAGATTTGACACTTCTCTCCAGGCAGCCCTGATGTCTCCTGTGGCCCTCCAGTTTCTTATCCGTGGCCCCTCCTCTCAAGGACAAGTAGCTCATCATTCCCCAGGCATCTCCCTCCAAGGTCAGGAAAGCCATATTCTGACATTATGGTATAGTTTGCAAGATGCTACCACCGGGGAGATTCACATATGGATAGCAGGGCTCTCTCTGTATTATTTCTTACAACGACCATATAAATCTATAATTATCTCCCAAATTTGAATTCAACttaaaaagagaaaccaaaagTTCCAAAAAGGAGTCTGGCTTTAAGGGGTTGCTTTATGAAGGTTTCCAGGTCCCTGCATTTGGGgctgaaagacagagaaacccaGAATATCCAAACAGCAGGAGAAAAGGACACATCCTTCTAGAAGAATTAGTGTGCAGGGATGCCCAGCTCCCTCGCCCCATGCATTAGTCATGACaaccttcattttctttgggAAAAATTTTGCCGTCCTGTCAACAAGGACTGGCCTACTTCCATCAAAAGCCACACCCATCTGTGGTCACAGAACTGCACGGGCAGCGTGAGTGTGAAACTGTGGGCATTTGAGCATGATGGACTTAGAGGTGGAAGCAAGATATCTTGGCAACAATGGCTGCCTAGGAACAGAGAGGCCTCCCCTGTCCTGAATAGGTCACTGCTAATGAGTGTCAGGTGCTTTCTGTATTCTTGCATTGATTCTTATAGGCCATGACTCATGTCTGCAAAGGAGTACCCGGTCCATTCCTCAGGTGTCCTTTTTTCCTAAATCAGCCTCCACATGGGGATCAGAGTCAACAGGACCCCCGGGCTTCTGATCTAATGTAGAAAGGATCCCTGTGAGATGCTCTAATAATGCCAGGCCTCACACAGCTCCAGCTCTTCAGCCAAGGCTGTGACTCAATTCATGACTTGAAGAAAGCCGGCCTCTTCCATGTGTGAATGTTACAAGGGAAAAGCTTGTTCTGCGCTCTCTAATGGCTGAAGCCTGGAAGGGGCAGGGATATGAGTCAGGTGTATGGATGCCTTCAAGGAGTTGTCTGTCTTCCTGCTCTGCCCCCAACCCCATCACCGTCACTGTGGTCGCTTCTTTGTGGTAAAGAACCAGATTTGTTTGCATTTAAAATCATGTAATATAGAAATCTTAATTTTTGTTATTCACCAAAATGATTCCACATTCCTCATTAAAACAGtagttctcaatctgtaggttgtgaCCCCTCCAGGTATTGAATAACccttttcacaggagtcacctaagactattggagagcacagatatttacattacaattcataacagtagcaaaattacagttatgagatggcaacaaaaataattttatagttggggtcaccacaacataaagaactgtgCTAAGGGGTCACAGCggcaggaaggttgagagccactgctctaatcTACGTTTTACCCCGTTTCTCCTGCTGTCAACCACCTTGGTCAGTCCATTGCAAAGTGCATTGATGCTGTTAGTGACTGCAACATGTGGTTGGTAAGAATAAACAGTactctttttatttcctcttgtaTTTGGAGTAATTTGAATTCTATGAAGTATGTGGGAAGATGCCACTTGAGCAAGCGTGACTGTCCTGTTCCTTACCAGTCAAGGTCCTTCACACGATGAAGGAGAATCCGCCAATGCAGGTTAGAGGCCTGACGATCCTCTCTAGAGTATAGGGTAGCTGCTTTTTAAACTTGAGATCTGTAAGGCCACACAGCCCTTGGGTAAGGATACTGAGATGGAAATCtcatcttttcttatttgttctcCTAAAAACATGTTGTCAGACGTTCCAGATCAAGGCAGCATGATATACATATCATAGCTGATCAAATATGGAACACTGATTGGAGTCCAGCTGCTTGGTTAACtagacattaaatatattttcaaaaattatacaacagagacaggagagatgcctcagtggctaagggtgtgtgtgtggctcttgcagatgacctgggtctgattctcagcacccatcaggtagctcacagctgtctgtaactccagccgcCGGGAGATTGATACCTCTGGgttccatgggcacctgcactcaagtgcacatacaagcgtgtacacacacacacacacatacacacacacacacacacagttaaaataaaaattaatcttttaaaatgcaaaacaataaGCTTTCTCTTGGTTGGAAGATAAaatcatttttcataaaatatttttgtaacatGTGATAGGTTTATTACTTTGAAATAAAGCAAGTGAAGTGAAATGTTTTCAAGTTCCTcgttttaatttgtaaaatggcAATGCTTGGCTCCTCAATATTTTTAAGAAGTAGAATAGGTCCTGAGCCTAGATAGCTTTAGAAGGTTGGGTTAGTGCATCTGAGATAAGGATCTGTCTCTCCCTATCATGGCCATAGAAATCTAAAGCTATCCTCTatagcagtagttctcaacctgaggTTTGCAACCCctctggaggtggggggggggttgcgtcaaatgaccctttcacagaggtcaccaaagatcatcagaaaacactgatacttacattgtgattcacaaaatagcaaaattacagttatgaagcaccaatgcaaataattttatggttggggtcaccacaacatgaggaactgtattaaaggaggTATGTCAGAGCAGCAAACTCCAGGCTGAATGTGGATCAAGTGTATAATATATCCCCaggtttgttttatctttggaGCTGAAGTCAAAGGTAGATTACAAGGACTTTGACCCCCCGTAACCACCATCATTCCACACAATCGCCACTCCCAACGCACGTGGAATAAAAACAGAGGCTCACTAAGCATATACATAATCAAAATAAGTCTTCTACTCCTGTGCACTGTGAGGGGAGATCGATCTGTGAGTGCCCCAGCAGCGTGTGGAGTCCCTCGCTAACTCTGGATAACATCAAAACTGCATTACATTGTAGGAAGCTCAGATAGTGCCAGAACTAGTTGGTGTCAGAAGAGAAATAGCTTTCCCATCTTGCGTCAGAAGCATCGCCAGGGAGAAAAACCCTTGTATTTCCACATTTCTCTTTAGTGACAGTCTACATCAACACTTTTGATGAATAACTCACTGGACCAAGCTGTAGCCCTTCCATTATGGGATATATTTAGCTAACCATTCCCCGAGCGACAATCTGTCATCCCTAATAGTGATAAGAACTAACATTTGTGCAGCACCTGTGTGTCGGGATGTCGGCCAAGCCTTTCCACGTATGGCTCATTTAACGCTAATAGCATTTGAGGTTGATATTGCCATCTGCATTCATAGATGGGTTAACTGAGGCACAGGGAAGCGGTTTAACTTGCCCCAGATGTTAGCAAGTAGGAGagttgagaaaaacaacaacaaagaactctAGACACTGTAGCTTCACTATGGCCCTCACCACTGAGAACTTGttctccttcttctgtttcttctccttaCCAAGTATGCAAAGGCCAGGTGCTGAGAGCCTGCCAGATGTCTCCATAGCACCCCATAGAGTCCAGGCTCTCACGGCTTCTCTGTGTATTCTTCTAAAGAGCCAATAACTAAATCTGTATCCCAAATATGGACACTTGAAATGTGGGTGCTGCCAAAAAAATAACTAGGCTGTCTACAATTTGCCAGAAGCCACAATTTCTGGCCCAGAACCCATTTGGCCACTAGGAACCCAGGCATGCTGTAATCTCCCCAAACCTTGCATTGCTGGCCACTACAAACCAGCATAGAAGGGCAGCAGGGTTAGTGAGACTTTCTTAGTGATCCCACCCTTTCcacaatgtttcttttctttctttagtcagTGTTTACCTACCACAGACTTAATAATCTGCTCTAGAATTGTCCTAGTAGTTGACAGCataatcatttatatttatcttaatCATTAATAACAATTTGGCCATGGACATCTTTTTGGCATCCAACTAAATTTTCTGTGAATATGTTGGCCACCGTCCTTCAgtccattttttttgtgtgtgtgtgtttttccaatCCTTGAAAGTAAATTCTCTGTGCCATCAGGAAGAACACTAGTGTGGAACAGCCAGGACCCTTGATGAAGCTCCAGGCCCCATTGGAGCTCTGCGTGCTACACTGCACCACTACATGCCTCACTCAGATCTCACTTCTCAGTGGAAGTTGGGAACACATTCAAACAGAGTTGGGTCTTGTGAGCCCCACTCTGTGACCATCGCACCAAGAATGGGTAGGcagtattcattttcattctctgGAGGCATCCTTTCAAGGGCTTGTTCTCATTCTTATATTTCTGGAGCTAAGTGCACCTCACTCCAACATTATTTGTAAGGCCCTCGACTCTAAGTTTGCATTTGTCTTTGGTGATAActcttgaaggaaagaaaatttagaaaaatcaagAGTCCAAATTGGCTTGTCTATGACCTCAGGCAGTTCATTTAACTTCCCGGAGGCTCACTCTCCTCAACTGGGAAATGAGAGaaacttcatttgttttataaggCGATTAGGATGATTGAGTGCAAATAGTCGACTAGGATGTCTGGTGCATTGAAGATGCTCTGCAAACGTTTGCTTTATTCTAGCAAGCCAGCCTCCACACTCCAACCATGCAGATTATTTTCTGTTGAGAGCTCTGAGGACTCTCCATTGTCACCCCCTTCTCACTAGCAATCATTTTTCTTGAGAGCATGACTGAGGACTGCCATgcccatctttctttccctgttcatttaaaaatgtcaatGGACTATCTGTGCTTAAACGATCTTGAAGGAAGGCATTCTTGCCCTTGGAATCCACACTTCTGCCATCACACCATCTCAAGAATCAAAGGACTTTTGCTTTGAGAGTCCACCTCATGGCAGAATCGTTACCCATAATAATGATAGGTCTGGACAAAATAATCTTCCCAGTGTGAGGCAGCCAAATCCCTTGGCCTAGAAATCAGGCTTAATTGGAAATTAAATTGCATTTCCATGCCACCTGCGGGATGCCTCTATCCACAGCTAATTTATCAATGTGATGCCTTATCTGGAGGGAGCCCATGGGAATGGAGTGGCTGCCTCAGCAAAATTGCAAGCTTTTACCCAATGAAAGAACTTCCTTTGCTATTTAGGCTGAACTCTTTGAGTTTCTCATTTGAAGCTTTATGTGCCCATTAGCCACTTTTTCTGCCAAGTGCTATGACAGGATCTAGAAATATGGGCAACAATTGGACCTGGCTCCATGTTGTAGTGTTCATGGTCCAGCAATAGAagattcatgcaggcaaaacattccaAAGCCACAGCACTTAGTCATCTGGTGCTGAGCAGCACCGAGAGGTAGAAAAGGACACAGAATGAACTCGGATACAGGATTCCATCTTTGAATCTCTACTTGTCTTGAACAGTGATGCTGATATTTTGCAGTGGTTGGGGCTTTCCAGCTTTTTCACTAAGCTCTGAACACTTCATTGCATCCTGTGGGCAATTGTGAGAAACAGATAGACTAAGGCTTTCATTATCCCTGGGATCTTTACTGATGAAGAGCCCAAGGCTTAGAAAGTAAGTTGCTTGCTTGAGGTCACTACCTTGTACAGAACTGGGATTGAAACTCAGGTAATTTCTACAGAGCCTTTGCCTTTGAACTTTATTCTCTAGTACCCTCTTATTTCCATCAACTTTCAGATTGGAAAATGTCTGACTATGTCTGCGGTTATTAGCATGTGTAGCGCTCTCCCAGATTCAGAGATGATCAATTCTTTACTAGGATTgcactctctgtctttctgtgactctctttccctctatgcaactcctctcttctctgtctgtctgtcgtctgtgttcatgtgtgtatatatgaatatgtgtatataatttgaGAACTAAATTCACAAATATAAAACCCAGGACACAGAGATCAATTTGTCTGAATAAAATATGCATGTAAAagggacagacagggagagatgaCTGTTGTCATGGTTTGGGCTGGGAAGACCAGACCAACTCTTACATAGAGTGGATAGCATATATTTAACAAGATCATAGCAGAGAATTTCCCAGGTCCAGAGATGGATACCAGACCCAAGGGTCTTAGAACTCCAAAGAGACAACACAGCAAAGACATAAACACATTATGCTTTAGTTAAAGCACTATTGatatggaacaaagaaagaatatggaaAATGACAGAAGAGAAACTCCAAGTCACATATAAAGACAAATCCATGAAAATATAGAGATTTCTGAAGAGAAACTCTAAGAGCCATCAGGGCATGAAATGATGTATTTCAAGATCTGAAAGACAATAACTGCCAGCCTTGATGACTATACACAGCAGAGCTACTCCTAACGATAGAAGGGAATGGAAAGACTTTCTGTTAAACAGAAACTAGAAGACTCCATGATTATAGAAGATACAGAAGGAATCTTACACActgaagagaaatataaacacaccCATGAGGTCACAGGGAAGAATAAATTGCACCAAAATAGATAAGCAACTAAGGGTTAGTAAAGCACCAACCAATATGAAAACaacaaagcaacagaaatcagTACATACCTTTCAATAGCAACTCGTGATGGTTCCTGTTCTCTGATTATAAGATACACAACAGCAGACAGCATAGAAAATAGGGCCTAACTGTTAGTCATCTTTAAGAAATGTACCTTATTGCCAAAGACAAGGAAGCCTTAGGGTCAGAGGT
Above is a genomic segment from Mus caroli chromosome 11, CAROLI_EIJ_v1.1, whole genome shotgun sequence containing:
- the Kcnmb1 gene encoding calcium-activated potassium channel subunit beta-1; translated protein: MGKKLVMAQKRGETRALCLGVAMVVCAAITYYVLGTTVLPLYQKSVWTQESICHLIETNIKDQEELEGKKVPQYPCLWVNVSAVGRWAMLYHTEDTRDQNQQCSYIPRNLDNYQTALADVKKVRANFYKHHEFYCLSAPQVNETSVVYQRLYGPQVLLFSFFWPTFLLTGGLLLIAMVKLNRSLSILAAQK